The genomic stretch CAATCTCCTTAAACCAATAGTGAAGAATTGTAACTCAGGCTGAGCTgactttggtttgtttgatttgtgatCTAAGAGTTTTCAGCTCTTCAGCCTCCCTCCTTGATCCAGGATTACGGCCTGTTGAACGCTGACACACAGAATTCAGTGCTAGATCAAATTCAGATATCACATACTAGGGATTTAGTTTAATCTTTGACATGatagatttttgttttacagccaCACGCTAACAGCTCCGCGTGTCTCATTCTCCATCCTGCAATCTGCTCATTTTAAACAGCTGCGATGAGGAAGCGATAAACTCTGTGTGCATATGGCGGCTGGAAATGGTTATTATAGCAACATTCATCCAGGGATTAGGAGCGGCTGACTCTCGGCTAATTAAACTTTCGACTCCCCGCCGTGCCCCCCACTCCTCTGTCCTGTCAGCCCGACTGAAACAAGCTAATAATTTCACTGAGTGCAGCAGTGGGGTAAAGAAACATCCCTGTTACCTATTTTGAGAACGGCTAACCCACAAGCCCTCCAGCTTTTTGCTGCACATCCCCTGAAagctccttttttaaaataatttcttctCTCTGTTATTGAAATTTTCTGCTTATATGAggtaaataaaaagttaaatggAGTTCATTCCTCAGAACGCTATATATACTTTGTGTTAGCTGAAGAATCCGGTCTGTAAAAGTCCTATTTTCACAGATGCAAAGTGTTCAGAGAGTTTAGTCTGGTGACTCTTTCCCCTCCAGGCCGTGATGTTTTCTCTGATAACAGGAGGTTTCAGCTTCCAGGAGGCTGATTGTGGATCTGCAGAGGTCATTTAGAGGAATCCAGTGTGCTCTCAGCCTCCTGCTGCGTTTCCTGTCGCAGAGAACAGCAGCTTCCAGTTCCTCTCATTTTCTTCCCCCTCTGCATCTGTCAgatccatcctcacctcctgctgcatttaCCAGGGATCACCTCGGCGTTATATTAAAGCGGGTGACGGTGTCTTTGTCTGTCGGCTCGCTATTGATTGCAGGCCCGCTCCGGCTTCCCGCTAAGTGCTCACTTTCAAGCGGGAGgagagttttttctttttatcgaCGGGTGACACGCTCCTTGACGAGGGGAGACGGCgcaggatgaaaatgaaatgtcaccTCTGTGGAGTTTGACTGGCTTCCAGCACGAGCTCCCAGGTGAACAGATGCAGCCATTAAACAAGGAAAACTCAGCTCGGCTACAGCAGGAGGAAGGGATCAGATAGAGATTTCAATATTGATTAGAGCAAAGTATTAATACATCAgcccagtgcatttaaaaacaatgcaaaaaccAACTGGGAACTTTTTAATCGTGTTTCcatgtttttcctttcacatcCTCCTGTGACATCTTCACGATCATGTTCAGATGCAAATAGACTTTGTACTTAATTTTTTTGAGATTAGTTACGCTCAGTCTACTTGACCATTTTGCTGAGGGAAGGAAAAGGAATggaactttttttctttatctcatcTGATAAAAGTTGTCCTTGGGGGGAATCAACGTTAAAAAAATGGGAATATTCTGGATAtcacaattttcttttaaatggaaTGAAAATTGATCTCCAACCCTTGAAATCTTGAATTAGTTTCTAAGTTTGTTCAAAAAGCAACAGCCTTATTACTGTTTAATTATAGTGAAgacatgtttctgttctttttgggCTGAATTTATGTGTGAAGACAGATTATTTGGGGGAAGTTCTGACCAGCTGTTCGGAGACTAAAAGCTCTGCATTCAACGCTGGAAGATTCTGAATAATTAATATCCAACCTTACTAATAATAGCTCATTGTTTGCTGGGTGGCTTTCTCAGGTTTGACGGAAAACAGGATGCACGGTGATTTGTTGAAAACAGACTGCGTAcgaataaaaaatattttttgggggggaaatttGGCTCCAAACGTTGAAGCTCTAATTAATATGATCAGTGAAAGTAATTTACATGGCAGCTTCCACAATCTGTGTTGCCTTTAATAAGATTAAAATGGCATAATTAGCGTGCAAATGCAAACGTTCCCGCTGTCGCCGCTCTGCCACATCCTGTTGGAGTACTCGTCTCCTGCGACTGAAGGGAACAACATTTTTGGAGCAAAACAGTTTAGTGCAGCCACTTTAATCAGATTACAGTCATCTGCCGTTTGTGTGTTCATACACAAATTGAAGGATAATGTCAACTAGGAGATTTTAATTACTGCTGCATATTAATAACTGTAATGTCATAATAGAAAAGTGTGCTCACGACAAACACTCTCCTCGTGTTTTACACTGTTTCCGACCTTCGTCATCGTCACTTTCATTCAAAACGTAGATCTCTTCTGATTCTGTTTCTATGTTGCTTTTCGATTACTCCTCCTCTgaatcatctctctctctctctctctctctctctctctgggttctTTGCATCGATTTGGATCAAAAGTCTCCATGTTCAGCAGGGAGctcatttctctcctcagcaAGCACAACCTTCATAACTCAAAAAAATACGTGACATTTGTCAACCTTATTTTCTGCCGCTGCGCTCTGACCTTTGCTGCTGTTTATTATGTTACTGATCTAGAAAATTACGCTTCACGTTGCAGTATTGCTTTTGGAGTTTGCTCCATAGCGGAGCATCAGCCAGACGCCTGAATGCAGATGTGTTTAATATTTGCTGGCTGCTTCCACCGTGAaatcctttgtgtttgtttccctttcCAGATGAAAGGCTGCCAATGAGAGAATGCTACGATAAGTACCAGCCATGGCTGCCCATCGAATCATCAGAGTAACAAACAACAACCACGTCCTCCCTCGCTGCAAGTCGGAGGGGACACTCATCGACCTCAGTGAAGGGGTCACTGGGGCCAGTCTCAACgatgtcaaaggtcagtgtCTCCATCACATCTTGCCACATAGTCTGTTTAAATTTATgtaaaaatgctttattttctATGTATTGTTTCAATTTGTCAATCGCTTAATATTTATAGAATTGAAACaatctgttttaattatttagtcATAAATTAATAATAAGCCTATTTTTGTTCTTGGCTCTTTCACTTCAGCGATTGAATTAGCGCTTTGTTTACATGCTCCATATACGCCAATGAGGCGGACTAAAAATAGGAAATTGTGCAGCTCATCTGCTCATACATTTAACTAGTGATCTGTAAAtgctgtagctgctttcagatgaTCATGTTGATGATAATCTGCCAGTGACAGATTAAGTGCACTTGTCTCAAATAGGTCCAAACCAGCTACAAACACTTTGCAATCAAGACAAATAGGAGACCATGATTAATAGTTTAATGAGATAAAATTGTGATTTGGTCTgatgtcttttttcttttccagtgcCTTCTCCCAGTGCCTTAAGGCTGgacacttcctcctcctttggAGCTGCACAGGAAGTGGTTGCCATAAAGGATTATTGCCCCAACAGCTTCaccacactgaaattctccaagGGCGATCGCCTCTATGTGCTGGACACATCAGGGGGAGAGTGGTGGTACGcccacaacaacacagagatggGCTACATCCCAGCCGCCTACGTCCAAGCGGTCAACTTCAGGAACTCTTCGCTCAGCGACAGTGGGATGATCGACAGTCTCGGGGAAGGATATGAGGATGGGTCAAAGGAGTTTGGAGGTTTGGGGGAGTGGACAGGCGTGACCCTTAGACCCTCCCCGATTTACAACAACAGCCCCTTCTCTGGGAACCCACTTATCTGTTCTTTAGATCAAAATTGCAAAGATGTGGGTCTAAGGAACTCAGCAGACCTTATTCTGTTCGATGCTCTGGCCTCACCATCATCTTGCTCCAACTTCAACACTAGCCCAATGAATGGGTTCAGCAGCTGCCATGTTAACACAACCACCCCCACCAGCCCAAACCAAGAAGTTGTACCTAACCTCCACAGGGATAATCCGTTTTTCAGGAGTAAACGTTCTCATAGTCTCTCAGAACTGTCTGTTCTGCAAGCACAGTCTAATCCAACCTTACCGTCTTCGGGATTCTTCACGGGCCTTAAGGCTCCTTCACCAGAGCAGTTTCAGAGCAGGGAGGATTTTAGGACTGCTTGGTTAAACCACAGAAAGCTCGCCAGGTCTTGTCACGACCTCCAGTCTTTGGGCCAAAGTCCCGGGTGGGGCCAGACACAGCCTGTGGAAACCAACATAGTGTGCACGTTGGACAGTAATGGAGGAGTTGTTCAGCTTCCAGACACCCATATCAGCGTGCACATCCCTGAGGGCCACGTCAGCAATGGAGACCACCAGCAGATCTCCATGAAAGCCTTACTGGACCCTCCACTGGAGCTTAACACTGACCACTGCTCCACTTTGAGCCCTGTGGTGGAGATAAAGCTCAGCAACATGGAGACCAAGTCCTTCATCACGCTGGAGATGAAGGTAGCAGTAACTGTGAAGAAAGACACTTGTCACACTGCTGAAGTGCTTTGTGTTCGGAGCGATTGCAAAGAGGGGCCTTACGCACCGATTCCTAACGCTTACATCTACAAGGAAACAGTTCAGGTGCAGTTGGACAGTTTAGAACCCTGCATGTATATTGCTGTTGTGGCTCAGTCCCAGTATCTCAGCCACAATATGACTGTTTGGGACCATGTGCAAAGGAAAGTCACTTTGGGTGTTTATGGACCCAAGCACATCCACCCATCTTTCAAGACAGTCGTGGCCATGTTTGGACATGACTGTGCCCCCAAGACCTTGTTGGTGAGCGAGGTGGGCCGGCAGGCAAGTTCATCTCCGCCAGTGGCTCTTCAGCTGTGGGGGAAGCACCAGTATGTGTTGGGATACCCTCAGGACCTCCAGGTGGGATTGTATTCCAACATGTCCAACTACCAGGTGAAGGCGAGCGAAGGTGCCGGCGTGATTCGGGGATTTCAGGTCAAACTGGGGAAGGTCAGCAGGCTCCAATACATGATAACATCGCACAACCCTGACAGCATCTCAGACTTCACTCTCAGGGTTCAAGTCAAGGACGCCCTCGACTGTATTATCACCCAGTTCTGTGTCCAAACTCCACAGCCACCGCCAAAGACTGGAGCAAGGATCACGGGTCAGAGAAGGttcttgaaaaagaaagaggtggATAAGATTGTCCTCTCGCCACTGGCTGTTACCTCCAAATACCCAAAGTTTCAGGACCGGTGCATTACCAACCTGAAGTTTGGGAAGTTGATTAAAACGGTGATCAGGCAGCACAAGAGCACCTATTTGTTGGAGTACAAGAAAGGGGATGTTATTGCTTTGCTCAGTGAGGAGAAAATCAAACTGCGAGGGCAGCTGCGGACCAAAGAGTGGTACATTGGATACTATCAGGGGAAGATGGGTCTTGTCCATGCCAAAAACGTTTTGGTTCTGGGTAAGGTCAAGCCCATTTATTGGTGTGGGCCAGACCTAACGACCACCATCCTACTGGAGCAGATCCTGAAGCCTTGCAAGTTTCTTACGTACATTTATGCAACTGTGAGGACGGTTTTAATGGAGAATGTGGGAAACTGGAGAGCGTTTGCAGACGCCCTGGGCTATGGGAATTTGCCGTTGAATTATTTTTGCCGGACAGAGCTGGACAATGAACCGGAGCGGGTGGCGTCAGTTCTGGAGAAACTCAAAGAGGAGTGTACCAACATGGAGAACAAGGAGAGGAAGTCATTCCAGAGGGAACTCATGATGGTAAGAAGAAAGTGTTCTGTTAAGTAATTTTTAAGTTTTAGTCACAATGTTTTAAACCTGagcaatacaaatattttctgaCATTGGTAACAATCAATTGCCACAAAAGAATTCCACAGACTCGGCATTAGACTTTAATTTTGATTCTTTGACTTGATGGAAATCCCTTTGTATTTTCTCCCCTATTGTGTCGCACCTAAAACAAAGCAGTTGTATTATTTAGACGTCTAATCTTTGTCTTTTGGCTAAGAAATGCTGTAGGAGAAACAGAAAGGGCAACCATTTTACAACTGTGTTCAGAATGTCGTTAAGCAAGGCACTAAAAGTCCCTTCCTATTTCACTTATGTTCTTCCTCCTAATCTCCACTGTTATTTAAccagcattttttatttaaaggttgAAACCATAAACATGAGCATTAAAATGTTGACATTGTGGCAATGAGGGACTGTCCTTATACCAAAGACAAAGCTTGGGGTGCTGACTTGTTTTTATGTGGGCTCTTACGACCAAATTAAGTCTAGTCATCTTGTCTTATCATCATTACTTGCCTGTGCTAAACGTGGAAATGATAGATTTAATATAGAAAATATGCAAACAATTACACTCGCACACATTCACGAAGCTGGTTAAAGATAATATTTGCATTTGGCTGCAATTGtcctgaaaaacaaattgaTGCCATTCTCCTGTATCCTCCCAACTGTTACAGGCTGTTGCTGAAATACAATTTTTCAAAGCATTTACTTCCCAGATAAATATAAAGACGTTAAAATGTTATACCGTGACCCTGCCGCCGCCTCCGCTTAAATGATGTACATTATGAAGCGAGCAAGAGCAAACTTCTATCAGTGTCTCTCAGCTGGCCGCTGCGTCATTAGTTGAGCCTTGTTGAAGCTGCAAAGAACAAAAATCCAATTTCCCAAACAGATATAGTCGCCCCTGTGCCTGATTTATTAGTGCACCGTAACCATGATGTATCTCagcacaattttttttccacagtgtgATAGAGAAGGTGACACGGTATGTGGGCTTAAACTCAAACTTAAAGTCAAGTCCCATCCTGTTCCAATGTGGTGTTTATTTAGGGGGCTAATCTTCAGGCCGTGATTGTCTCTGGGAGTTCTTGTTAACATGTATTGAATAATGAAACTCACTGGATCCCTGAAAAAATTCCAGCATCCAATGGGACACAATCTGAGTCAGGATTTGAATCTTTACGTTCTCGTACCGGAATGCTAAACAACTTGTGTTAGGCCCGAGGTGGCTCATAGCGGGAACAGCTATCACATGAATAATGAGGGGCAGGAGGGCTGCAGGAGAAAAGCCTATAAAGGGAAAAgcacatgaataaaatgtaacatCTGGAGTTGGAGCGAAAACAACTTTGTCAAACGGACGCACACAGGCCTcggtgtttttttcttctccgaCAGCGCCGGCACcctgaggggaagaaaaaataGTCCTGAGACATTCCCCTCGTTAGACGCCATTATTCAAAAAGTACTTTAGCAGAATACATTTTCCAACTGCTGTTTATCCAGGCAACGTTGATGAAGCGTGCTTTGACATGCTCATTGTGGCCACAGGTTCG from Hippoglossus stenolepis isolate QCI-W04-F060 chromosome 24, HSTE1.2, whole genome shotgun sequence encodes the following:
- the sh3bp4a gene encoding SH3 domain-binding protein 4-A → MAAHRIIRVTNNNHVLPRCKSEGTLIDLSEGVTGASLNDVKVPSPSALRLDTSSSFGAAQEVVAIKDYCPNSFTTLKFSKGDRLYVLDTSGGEWWYAHNNTEMGYIPAAYVQAVNFRNSSLSDSGMIDSLGEGYEDGSKEFGGLGEWTGVTLRPSPIYNNSPFSGNPLICSLDQNCKDVGLRNSADLILFDALASPSSCSNFNTSPMNGFSSCHVNTTTPTSPNQEVVPNLHRDNPFFRSKRSHSLSELSVLQAQSNPTLPSSGFFTGLKAPSPEQFQSREDFRTAWLNHRKLARSCHDLQSLGQSPGWGQTQPVETNIVCTLDSNGGVVQLPDTHISVHIPEGHVSNGDHQQISMKALLDPPLELNTDHCSTLSPVVEIKLSNMETKSFITLEMKVAVTVKKDTCHTAEVLCVRSDCKEGPYAPIPNAYIYKETVQVQLDSLEPCMYIAVVAQSQYLSHNMTVWDHVQRKVTLGVYGPKHIHPSFKTVVAMFGHDCAPKTLLVSEVGRQASSSPPVALQLWGKHQYVLGYPQDLQVGLYSNMSNYQVKASEGAGVIRGFQVKLGKVSRLQYMITSHNPDSISDFTLRVQVKDALDCIITQFCVQTPQPPPKTGARITGQRRFLKKKEVDKIVLSPLAVTSKYPKFQDRCITNLKFGKLIKTVIRQHKSTYLLEYKKGDVIALLSEEKIKLRGQLRTKEWYIGYYQGKMGLVHAKNVLVLGKVKPIYWCGPDLTTTILLEQILKPCKFLTYIYATVRTVLMENVGNWRAFADALGYGNLPLNYFCRTELDNEPERVASVLEKLKEECTNMENKERKSFQRELMMALLKMDCQGLVARLVMDFVLLTTAVEVASRWRELAEKLARVSRQQMEAYEAPHRDKNGLLDNESMWKPAYDFLLTWAAHVGDSYRDVIQELHVGLDKMRNPITKRWKHLTGALILVNCLDTLRSAAFCPTGYGDFAV